The following coding sequences lie in one Arachis ipaensis cultivar K30076 chromosome B03, Araip1.1, whole genome shotgun sequence genomic window:
- the LOC107629678 gene encoding protein OSB2, chloroplastic-like: protein MTQSTDLLDDPKQWTDYRDSKRDGQVNPRFPDFKRKDGNGALWLNNAPKCVLSRLEELKFDVPAVKSKQAKDFKGDEPWNDLVNNPTKWWDNRIDKRNPKAPDFKHKETGEVLWLNDSPSWVLSKLPPVKPKESLEFGRKKLVS, encoded by the exons ATGACCCAAAGCACTGATCTTTTAGATGACCCAAAGCAGTGGACTGATTACCGTGACAGCAAACGTGATGGGCAG GTGAATCCTAGGTTCCCTGACTTCAAACGCAAGGATGGGAACGGTGCCCTATGGCTTAACAACGCTCCAAAGTGCGTTTTATCTAGACTCGAAGAACTGAAATTTGATGTTCCAGCTGTAAAATCAAAACAAGCAAAGGACTTTAAAG GTGATGAGCCCTGGAATGATTTGGTCAATAACCCTACTAAATGGTGGGATAACAGAATAGATAAG AGGAATCCAAAAGCTCCTGACTTTAAGCACAAAGAAACTGGTGAAGTGCTCTGGCTTAATGATTCTCCTAGTTGGGTGTTATCAAAGTTGCCACCCGTGAAGCCAAAAGAAAGCTTAGAATTTGGTAGGAAGAAACTAGTTTCATGA
- the LOC107629677 gene encoding uncharacterized protein LOC107629677, which translates to MYQNIFLNLFGINYYIIRLQIRILRTGAANTVNRASNAGSSMHTGGSISMGEHARRIEKVMGVKPSLEEVHAKCHTKKDKSWIDERSEKVIDEFKKRKIELSQVALSLDNEEDVEASKEGLDIPDDYTIWNEVVTKEKNKAVFGLGSFGLDLSSKLDSRNCLKTSKDNLNIEQELHMWKEKAKEQEMINEEENVKLNDADHKLKDQGCQLKAQQKRTGSTEKTLHALYKKLNFPLSSTMFVLADDELGTCSSDDEDDNMSD; encoded by the exons ATGTACCAAAATATATTCTTGAACTTGTTTGGCATCAACTATTACATTATTAGGCTACAGATCCGCATTTTAAGAACTGGAGCAGCAAATACTGTGAATCGAGCATCAAATGCTGGAAGTTCCATGCATACTGGTGGTTCCATATCTATGGGTGAACATGCACGTAGAATA GAGAAAGTTATGGGAGTAAAACCTTCTCTAGAGGAGGTTCATGCTAAATGCCACACCAAAAAGGATAAAAGTTGGATTGATGAAAGATCTGAGAAAGTCATT GACGAATTCAAAAAGCGAAAGATAGAACTTTCTCAAGTAGCTTTATCCTTGGATAACGAGGAAGATGTTGAGGCATCTAAGGAAGGCCTAGATATACCAGATGATTACACTATTTGgaacgaagttgtgacaaaggaaaaaaataaagcTGTTTTTGGCTTAGGTTCTTTTGGTTTAGATCTCTCTTCAAAGTTGGATTCCAGAAATTGCTTAAAGACATCTAAAGACAAtctaaatattgagcaagaacTTCACATGTGGAAAGAAAAAGCAAAGGAGCAAGAAATGATCAATGAAGAGGAAAATGTTAAGTTGAATGATGCTGACCATAAGTTAAAGGATCAAGGATGTCAACTAAAAGCTCAACAGAAAAGAACTGGTTCTACTGAAAAGACACTTCATGCTTTGTATAAAAAGTTGAATTTTCCACTTTCTTCAACCATGTTTGTTCTTGCGGATGATGAGCTTGGGACATGCTCTAGTGATGACGAGGATGATAACATGAGTGATTGA